The Streptomyces seoulensis genome contains a region encoding:
- a CDS encoding NCS2 family permease has product MPTSATAKAPSPEQPGGTPSFGAVDRYFKISERGSSVAREVRGGFATFFAMAYIIVLNPIILGSAKDMYGHHLDNGQLVTATALTAAFTTLLMGVIGNVPIALAAGLGVNTVVALQLAPRMSWPDAMGMVVLAGFVVMLLVATGLRERVMNAVPYGLRKAIAIGIGLFIMLIGLVDSGFVTRIPDIAQTTVPLTLGTGGHLTGWPVLVFVLGVLLTLALIVRKVPGAILISIVAMTVLAVIIDLVAKVPSWGLTTPKWPGNPVATPDFGLIGQVSLFGGFAKVGVLTGVLFVFTVLLSCFFDAMGTIMGISDEAKLTDAEGNMPGVNKVLLIDGLAVAAGGASSASATTCFVESTAGVGEGARTGLANVVTGGLFGVALFLTPIATMVPSQAATPALLAVGFLILAGSIREIDWSDFTIAIPAFVTMVMMPFTYSITNGIGMGFITFVVLRLAAGRGKDIPVAMYVVAAVFGFYYLMPALGLT; this is encoded by the coding sequence ATGCCCACCTCGGCCACGGCCAAGGCCCCTTCCCCCGAACAGCCCGGCGGCACGCCCTCCTTCGGCGCCGTCGACCGCTACTTCAAGATCTCCGAGCGCGGCAGCTCAGTCGCCCGTGAGGTCCGTGGCGGTTTCGCGACCTTCTTCGCGATGGCGTACATCATCGTGCTGAACCCGATCATTCTTGGCAGCGCCAAGGACATGTACGGGCACCACCTCGACAACGGCCAGCTCGTCACGGCCACGGCGCTCACCGCCGCCTTCACCACCCTGCTGATGGGCGTGATCGGCAACGTCCCGATCGCCCTCGCCGCGGGCCTCGGCGTCAACACGGTCGTCGCGCTCCAGCTCGCGCCGCGCATGTCGTGGCCGGACGCGATGGGCATGGTGGTGCTCGCCGGCTTCGTGGTGATGCTGCTGGTCGCCACCGGTCTGCGCGAGCGCGTCATGAACGCGGTGCCCTACGGGCTGCGCAAGGCCATCGCCATCGGTATCGGCCTGTTCATCATGCTGATCGGCCTGGTCGACTCCGGCTTCGTCACCCGTATCCCGGACATCGCCCAGACCACCGTCCCGCTCACGCTCGGCACCGGCGGTCACCTCACCGGCTGGCCGGTCCTGGTCTTCGTCCTGGGTGTGCTGCTCACCCTCGCGCTGATCGTCCGCAAGGTCCCCGGCGCGATCCTGATCTCCATCGTGGCGATGACCGTCCTCGCGGTGATCATCGACCTGGTCGCCAAGGTGCCCTCCTGGGGCCTGACCACCCCGAAGTGGCCGGGCAACCCGGTCGCCACCCCGGACTTCGGCCTCATCGGCCAGGTCAGCCTGTTCGGCGGCTTCGCCAAGGTCGGTGTGCTGACCGGTGTCCTCTTCGTCTTCACCGTCCTGCTGTCCTGCTTCTTCGACGCCATGGGCACGATCATGGGCATCAGCGACGAGGCCAAGCTGACCGACGCCGAGGGCAACATGCCCGGCGTCAACAAGGTCCTGCTGATCGACGGCCTCGCCGTCGCCGCGGGCGGCGCCAGCTCCGCGTCGGCCACCACCTGCTTCGTGGAGTCCACCGCCGGCGTCGGCGAGGGTGCCCGCACGGGCCTCGCCAACGTCGTCACCGGCGGCCTGTTCGGTGTCGCGCTGTTCCTCACCCCGATCGCCACCATGGTCCCGTCCCAGGCCGCCACCCCCGCGCTCCTCGCGGTCGGCTTCCTCATCCTGGCCGGTTCGATCCGGGAGATCGACTGGTCCGACTTCACCATCGCCATCCCGGCCTTCGTGACCATGGTGATGATGCCGTTCACCTACTCGATCACCAACGGCATCGGCATGGGCTTCATCACCTTCGTGGTGCTCCGCCTGGCCGCCGGCCGCGGCAAGGACATCCCGGTGGCCATGTACGTGGTCGCGGCCGTCTTCGGCTTCTACTACCTGATGCCGGCCCTCGGTCTGACCTGA
- a CDS encoding GH92 family glycosyl hydrolase, producing the protein MTWTRHIGRFMAGTLAATALLATPAHAQADPPARLTDLVNPFIGTQNEGNTYPGAAVPFGMVQLSPDTGHNTGYDYAQDHIRGFSLVHLSGVGCGLGGDLPVLPTTGDVTTTDYARYAARFSHDDESASPGYYRVGLDSGIEAELTATARTGVQRYTFPATDKANVLLNAGQSLHTKVATEVEILDDHTVRTRLTGRGFCQDTLPYTLYTVTRFDRPFTAHGTWTGATVTDGAKTGADGAYLRFDTTEDRTVEATTALSYVDARGALGNLRAEGGRSFDAVRDAARRAWEDRLDDVRVGGGGETLRRTFYSSLYRSFLAPNIGSDTDGRYTGWDQKIHRTQGFTYYQNWSLWDTYRTQSQLLSLLAPREARDMAISVIRIDEESGWLPKWGYGTVETNIMTGDPVTPFLTNAYQQGLLHGYEERAYKALRKNADGVPPADSPAVGREANREYIADGFAPYVKDRPHAKPGDSDYDHGASATLEYALSDAMLARMARDLGHGADADRYAARAQGYRRIFDPSNGFFRARDASGAFTGPADPAGSEGFHEGTSWQYQWLVPQDLPGMVDLIGGKQAANDRLDSFFAYGQLTEDPAKTAREVWVNGPYDYYNADKYNPQNEPDLIAPYTYLSTGQPWKTTDVVHAALTLFTDGPTGMTGNDDLGTMSAWNVLSSIGVFPVQPGYDTWGLSTPVFDRVDLTLDRRYYPHGALTITAPGTSADARYVRSARLDGTPYGRTYLTTGELRAHRSLSFTVGTAPSSWGTGAADGPPALG; encoded by the coding sequence ATGACATGGACACGGCATATCGGTCGCTTCATGGCCGGGACACTGGCGGCGACCGCGCTGCTGGCCACCCCCGCCCACGCGCAGGCCGACCCGCCCGCCCGGCTGACCGATCTCGTCAACCCGTTCATCGGCACCCAGAACGAGGGCAACACCTACCCCGGCGCGGCCGTGCCGTTCGGCATGGTGCAGCTCTCCCCCGACACCGGCCACAACACCGGCTACGACTACGCCCAGGACCACATCCGGGGCTTCTCCCTGGTCCATCTCTCCGGCGTCGGCTGCGGCCTCGGCGGTGACCTGCCGGTGCTGCCCACCACGGGCGACGTCACCACCACCGACTACGCCCGCTACGCCGCGAGGTTCAGCCACGACGACGAATCGGCGAGCCCCGGCTACTACCGCGTCGGGCTGGACAGCGGCATCGAGGCCGAACTGACCGCGACCGCCCGCACCGGCGTCCAGCGCTACACCTTCCCGGCCACCGACAAGGCCAACGTCCTGCTCAACGCGGGCCAGTCACTGCACACCAAGGTCGCCACCGAGGTCGAGATCCTCGACGACCACACCGTGCGCACCAGGCTGACCGGCCGCGGCTTCTGCCAGGACACCCTCCCCTACACGCTCTACACGGTCACCCGCTTCGACCGTCCCTTCACCGCCCACGGCACCTGGACCGGCGCGACCGTCACCGACGGCGCGAAGACCGGCGCGGACGGGGCGTACCTGCGGTTCGACACCACCGAGGACCGCACGGTCGAGGCCACCACCGCGCTGTCCTACGTGGACGCGCGGGGCGCGCTCGGCAATCTGCGCGCGGAGGGCGGCCGGTCCTTCGACGCGGTGCGCGACGCGGCCCGGCGGGCCTGGGAGGACCGGCTGGACGACGTACGGGTGGGCGGCGGGGGCGAGACGCTGCGCCGCACCTTCTACTCCTCGCTGTACCGCTCGTTCCTCGCGCCGAACATCGGCAGCGACACGGACGGCCGCTACACCGGCTGGGACCAGAAGATCCACCGCACCCAGGGCTTCACGTACTACCAGAACTGGTCGCTGTGGGACACCTACCGCACCCAGTCCCAGTTGCTGTCGCTGCTCGCGCCGCGTGAGGCGCGGGACATGGCGATCTCGGTGATCCGGATCGACGAGGAGAGCGGCTGGCTGCCCAAGTGGGGCTACGGCACGGTCGAGACCAACATCATGACCGGCGACCCGGTGACGCCGTTCCTCACCAACGCCTATCAGCAGGGCCTGCTGCACGGCTACGAGGAGCGGGCCTACAAGGCGCTGAGGAAGAACGCCGACGGCGTGCCGCCCGCGGACTCGCCGGCCGTGGGCCGGGAGGCGAACCGGGAGTACATCGCCGACGGCTTCGCCCCGTACGTCAAGGACCGCCCGCACGCCAAGCCCGGTGACTCGGACTACGACCACGGCGCGTCGGCCACCCTGGAGTACGCCCTGTCGGACGCGATGCTGGCCCGGATGGCGCGCGACCTCGGACACGGCGCGGACGCGGACCGGTACGCCGCGCGAGCGCAGGGCTACCGGCGGATCTTCGACCCCTCGAACGGGTTCTTCCGCGCCCGTGACGCCTCCGGCGCTTTCACCGGGCCGGCCGACCCCGCGGGGAGCGAGGGCTTCCACGAGGGCACGTCCTGGCAGTACCAGTGGCTCGTGCCGCAGGACCTGCCCGGCATGGTGGACCTGATCGGCGGGAAGCAGGCGGCCAACGACCGGCTCGACTCCTTCTTCGCCTACGGACAGTTGACCGAGGACCCCGCGAAGACCGCCCGCGAGGTGTGGGTGAACGGGCCGTACGACTACTACAACGCCGACAAGTACAACCCGCAGAACGAGCCCGACCTCATCGCCCCGTACACGTACCTCTCCACCGGGCAGCCGTGGAAGACGACGGACGTGGTGCACGCGGCGCTGACCCTGTTCACGGACGGGCCGACCGGCATGACCGGCAACGACGACCTGGGCACGATGTCCGCCTGGAACGTGCTGTCGTCGATCGGCGTCTTCCCGGTGCAGCCCGGCTACGACACCTGGGGCCTGTCCACCCCGGTGTTCGACCGGGTCGACCTCACCCTGGACCGCCGCTACTACCCGCACGGCGCGCTCACCATCACCGCGCCGGGCACCTCGGCGGACGCACGCTACGTGCGGTCGGCGCGGCTGGACGGGACGCCGTACGGGCGGACGTATCTGACCACCGGGGAGCTGCGGGCGCACCGTTCGCTGTCCTTCACGGTCGGGACGGCGCCCTCCTCCTGGGGCACCGGGGCCGCCGACGGGCCGCCCGCGCTGGGCTGA
- a CDS encoding ribbon-helix-helix protein, CopG family — MGTSVLSLRMDGELLERLRERAARRGMSVQDYVIRTLVRDDFDERFQTAVDETEKFYGVT; from the coding sequence ATGGGGACCAGTGTGCTCAGCCTGCGGATGGACGGGGAGCTGCTAGAGAGGCTCCGGGAACGCGCGGCGAGAAGAGGGATGAGCGTGCAGGATTACGTGATCCGCACGCTCGTGAGGGACGACTTCGACGAGCGGTTCCAGACCGCCGTCGACGAGACCGAAAAGTTCTACGGGGTCACATGA
- a CDS encoding inositol monophosphatase family protein, protein MTDDLETATAAALAGAEVVRDGYGKELARIDKGAGDFATAADVEAERAVRRVIRAARPDDAVLGEEGGRQGAADARRLWLVDPLCGTLNYAVGSMLVAVNVALRDGPAAVADPFSGEVFRTDGRTARLWRDGADTPLTPTATTGLVDVNLDPPFPSAPGFRATDLLAHPVFTARFRPRVVSTTLALAWVAAGRRAAYVTDGGDLSGSVHFAAGIALCRAAGCVVTGVDGAPLGPDTRGLVAAADADTHSLLMSVVHDRV, encoded by the coding sequence GTGACCGACGACCTCGAGACAGCGACAGCGGCCGCCCTGGCCGGCGCGGAAGTGGTGCGCGACGGCTACGGCAAGGAGCTGGCCCGTATCGACAAGGGCGCCGGGGACTTCGCCACCGCCGCCGACGTGGAGGCCGAGCGGGCCGTCCGCCGCGTCATACGCGCGGCCCGGCCCGATGACGCGGTGCTCGGCGAGGAGGGCGGACGGCAGGGGGCCGCCGACGCCCGGCGCCTGTGGCTGGTGGACCCGCTGTGCGGCACCCTCAACTACGCCGTCGGCAGCATGCTCGTGGCGGTCAACGTGGCCCTGCGCGACGGCCCCGCGGCGGTGGCGGACCCGTTCAGCGGCGAGGTCTTCCGCACCGACGGCAGGACCGCCCGGCTGTGGCGCGACGGAGCCGACACGCCTCTGACGCCGACGGCCACGACCGGGCTGGTGGACGTCAACCTGGACCCGCCCTTCCCGAGCGCCCCCGGATTCCGGGCCACGGACCTGCTGGCGCACCCGGTGTTCACCGCACGGTTCCGGCCACGGGTCGTGTCCACGACGCTGGCGCTGGCCTGGGTCGCGGCGGGCAGGCGGGCCGCCTACGTCACGGACGGCGGCGACCTCTCGGGGAGCGTCCACTTCGCCGCCGGGATCGCCCTGTGCCGGGCCGCGGGGTGCGTGGTCACGGGCGTCGACGGCGCCCCGCTCGGCCCGGACACCCGCGGCCTGGTGGCGGCCGCGGACGCCGACACCCACAGCCTGTTGATGTCGGTCGTCCACGACCGGGTCTGA
- a CDS encoding MFS transporter, producing the protein MFSSLRVRNYRLFFLGQVVSNTGTWMQRIAQDWLVLSLTGSSAAVGITTALQFLPMLLFGLYGGVLVDRLPKRPALLFTQSAMALTGLALAFLTLSGHVHVWHVYVAAFAVGLATVVDNPARQSFVSEMVGPGQLQNAVSLNSANFQSARLIGPAVAGLMITGVGTGWAFLANGLSFVAPIAGLLLMRSRELHVVDRAPRGKGQLREGLRHVAGRPELVWPIVLVGFIGTFGFNFPVWLTAFADDVFHSGAGAYSLFNTLMAAGSLVGALLAARRGTARLRVLVAAALAFGAVEIVAALAPSYWLFALLMIPIGAFGLTVNVTANTAVQMSTDPAMRGRVMSLFMMVFMGGTPLGAPLVGWVTDTYGARFGFVAGGVVSAAAAAVIGLFLARAGDLRLALTWHHGPHLRFVPRRSEELTPAA; encoded by the coding sequence ATGTTCAGCTCGCTGAGGGTCCGGAACTACCGGCTGTTCTTCCTCGGCCAGGTCGTCTCCAACACCGGCACCTGGATGCAGCGCATCGCCCAGGACTGGCTGGTGCTCAGCCTCACCGGCTCCTCCGCGGCCGTCGGCATCACCACAGCCCTGCAGTTCCTGCCGATGCTGCTCTTCGGCCTCTACGGCGGTGTCCTCGTCGACCGGCTGCCCAAGCGGCCCGCGCTGCTGTTCACCCAGTCCGCGATGGCCCTCACCGGCCTCGCGCTCGCCTTCCTCACCCTCTCCGGGCACGTCCACGTCTGGCACGTGTACGTCGCCGCCTTCGCGGTGGGGCTCGCCACGGTCGTGGACAACCCGGCCCGGCAGTCCTTCGTCTCCGAGATGGTCGGTCCCGGCCAGCTCCAGAACGCGGTCAGCCTGAACTCGGCCAACTTCCAGTCCGCCCGGCTGATCGGCCCGGCCGTCGCCGGTCTGATGATCACCGGGGTCGGCACCGGGTGGGCGTTCCTCGCCAACGGCCTGTCCTTCGTGGCGCCCATAGCCGGGCTGCTGCTGATGCGCTCCCGTGAGCTGCACGTCGTCGACCGCGCCCCGCGCGGCAAGGGCCAGCTCAGGGAGGGGCTGCGGCATGTCGCCGGGCGGCCGGAGCTGGTCTGGCCCATCGTCCTCGTCGGGTTCATCGGCACCTTCGGCTTCAACTTCCCGGTGTGGCTGACAGCCTTCGCCGACGACGTCTTCCACTCCGGCGCGGGTGCGTACAGCCTGTTCAACACGCTGATGGCCGCGGGCTCCCTGGTCGGTGCCCTGCTCGCCGCCCGGCGCGGTACGGCCCGGCTCCGGGTGCTGGTCGCGGCCGCGCTGGCCTTCGGCGCGGTGGAGATCGTGGCCGCGCTGGCGCCCTCGTACTGGCTGTTCGCGCTGCTGATGATCCCGATCGGGGCGTTCGGCCTCACGGTCAACGTCACCGCCAACACCGCCGTGCAGATGTCCACCGACCCGGCCATGCGGGGACGGGTGATGTCCCTGTTCATGATGGTGTTCATGGGCGGCACGCCGCTGGGCGCGCCCCTCGTCGGGTGGGTCACCGACACCTACGGCGCCCGCTTCGGCTTCGTGGCCGGCGGTGTCGTCTCGGCCGCCGCCGCTGCCGTCATCGGCCTCTTCCTGGCCCGCGCGGGCGACCTCCGCCTGGCCCTGACCTGGCACCACGGCCCGCATCTGCGGTTCGTGCCGCGGCGCAGCGAGGAACTGACGCCGGCCGCGTGA
- a CDS encoding MarR family winged helix-turn-helix transcriptional regulator, whose translation MSDLTHGDDVAAVNSLRSAVMRLSRRLKHQRVDESLSPTEMSVLGTLSNCGQATPGELARKEHVQPPSMTRIVALLEAKGLVRLEPHPEDRRQKVVSRTEQAEAMLVESRRKRNAFLAGLVEGLDEDEWATLRAAAPVLEKLAQL comes from the coding sequence ATGTCGGACCTCACCCACGGCGACGACGTGGCCGCCGTGAACTCCCTCCGCTCCGCCGTGATGCGGCTGTCCCGTCGACTCAAGCACCAGCGTGTCGACGAGTCGCTGAGCCCCACCGAGATGTCGGTACTGGGCACGCTGTCCAACTGCGGACAGGCCACCCCGGGCGAACTGGCGCGCAAGGAGCACGTCCAGCCGCCCTCGATGACCCGCATCGTCGCGCTCCTGGAGGCCAAGGGCCTGGTCCGGCTGGAGCCGCACCCCGAGGACCGGCGACAGAAGGTCGTCAGCCGGACCGAGCAGGCCGAGGCGATGCTCGTGGAGAGCCGCCGCAAACGCAACGCGTTCCTGGCCGGTCTGGTCGAGGGCCTCGACGAGGACGAGTGGGCCACCCTGCGCGCCGCCGCCCCCGTCCTGGAGAAGCTCGCGCAACTGTAG
- a CDS encoding DUF2530 domain-containing protein, producing MTKWTPQHEAPEPLEGPVVATITGGTIVWFVLFLVQLPFYGWFEDHGHLWWVWTCLAGAGLGLIGIWYVRGRDAAIKRAATERETAPTE from the coding sequence ATGACGAAGTGGACCCCCCAGCACGAAGCGCCGGAGCCCCTTGAGGGCCCCGTGGTCGCCACCATCACCGGCGGCACGATCGTGTGGTTCGTCCTCTTCCTGGTCCAGCTCCCCTTCTATGGCTGGTTCGAGGACCACGGCCACCTGTGGTGGGTGTGGACCTGCCTGGCCGGGGCCGGACTCGGCCTGATCGGCATCTGGTACGTGCGCGGGCGGGACGCCGCGATCAAGCGCGCGGCCACCGAGCGGGAGACCGCCCCGACCGAGTGA